A stretch of the Buchananella sp. 14KM1171 genome encodes the following:
- a CDS encoding aldo/keto reductase has product MTDQFSPSAANMDDAAAGAAPTSRPSVALPQVRLSSGYTMPAFGFGTYKLRGEEAVAVFRDAVRAGHRHFDSAQFYLNHAELGRALREAIADGEVSREELFVTSKLHNQKHHPRDVGPAFEQTMEELGLDYLDLFLIHWPVVDRHPLQETWAAMEELVGTGRLRSIGVANFEVEHLDLIMPGARIAPVVNQIECHPYLRNEALERYSVERGIYVQAWSPLVRGACFGEEAITSIAARLGATPAQVVLGWHLRQGRVVIPKSTSPARCRENLAALDVAGLLTDADLAAIDALDRGEEGRTGPHPCAECTF; this is encoded by the coding sequence ATGACTGACCAGTTCTCCCCCTCCGCCGCCAACATGGACGACGCTGCCGCCGGCGCCGCCCCCACCTCCCGGCCGTCCGTTGCCCTGCCGCAGGTGCGGCTGTCCAGCGGATACACCATGCCGGCCTTCGGCTTTGGCACCTACAAGCTGCGCGGGGAGGAGGCCGTGGCGGTGTTCCGCGACGCCGTGCGGGCCGGCCACCGCCACTTCGACAGCGCCCAGTTCTATCTGAACCACGCCGAGCTGGGGCGGGCCTTGCGGGAGGCGATCGCTGACGGAGAGGTGAGCCGCGAGGAGCTGTTTGTTACCTCCAAGCTGCACAACCAGAAGCACCACCCGCGCGACGTGGGCCCGGCTTTCGAGCAGACCATGGAGGAGCTGGGCCTGGACTACCTGGACCTGTTCCTGATCCACTGGCCGGTGGTGGACCGCCATCCGCTGCAGGAGACCTGGGCGGCCATGGAGGAGCTGGTGGGCACCGGGCGCCTGCGTTCCATCGGCGTGGCCAACTTCGAGGTCGAGCACCTGGACCTGATCATGCCGGGGGCTCGCATCGCCCCGGTGGTCAACCAGATCGAGTGCCACCCGTACCTGCGCAACGAGGCCCTGGAGCGTTACAGCGTGGAGCGGGGCATCTACGTGCAGGCCTGGAGCCCGCTGGTGCGCGGCGCCTGCTTCGGGGAGGAGGCCATCACGTCCATCGCCGCCCGCCTGGGCGCCACGCCCGCCCAGGTGGTGCTGGGTTGGCACCTGCGCCAGGGGCGCGTGGTCATCCCGAAGTCCACCTCGCCGGCACGCTGCCGCGAGAACCTGGCCGCCCTGGACGTGGCTGGCCTGCTCACGGACGCGGACCTGGCGGCGATCGACGCCCTGGACCGGGGCGAGGAGGGCCGCACCGGGCCGCACCCGTGCGCGGAGTGCACCTTCTGA
- a CDS encoding asparagine synthase-related protein: MRRVFVATRHFTGYLAPGQQVTLNALGSARLESANPAALAQAATGGGLRIGQAGVSVGQSELVLATDIPRSYPLLWADTGTEIVVADRPSQLGGRGMRLRLDPVAQQQFYASGFAWGERTLLQGVRQLQGGFTVRVDLTTGEHDRTLPSFQVPAAQRITDPQEADAAFSAALDESMAAMVERLGRFRLIIPLSGGLDSRLLVAWLKNHGVTNVLCFTYGLPGSKETEVSRRLAALGGFDWKLVEMRRGAVQAAWAGPDAAEFIQYAWGATSLPHVQDWYAINALEKNGVIGGSEDVVLPGHTVIGNLHDEDLLLAGGMDMDQLCRIIYHHHCALDRGLAPSVQDSVRQEVAWIVDQLEATGRYRGGEDRLLWADAVEMVNITERQPKYINNSMRAYEQAGLAWDLPMLDAPMWEFAGRISQELAYNRDWYRRYVERYFAAATGQEVPEHRQQAVSASASAKIGRVLAALRVKKALNNLYVAQHVMRHPLGLDMHAGDISRPAFAAQLASGRHPLGVFARQLLTGRWNPLVGLGIEND, from the coding sequence ATGCGTCGAGTTTTTGTTGCCACTCGCCACTTCACCGGCTACCTGGCTCCGGGCCAGCAGGTCACCCTCAACGCGCTCGGCTCGGCGCGCCTGGAGAGCGCCAACCCGGCAGCGCTGGCCCAGGCCGCCACGGGGGGCGGGCTCAGGATCGGGCAGGCCGGGGTGAGCGTCGGCCAATCCGAGCTGGTGCTCGCCACGGACATCCCGCGCTCCTACCCGCTGCTGTGGGCGGACACCGGCACCGAGATCGTGGTGGCAGACCGCCCCTCCCAGCTGGGCGGGCGCGGCATGCGGCTGCGCCTGGACCCGGTGGCGCAGCAGCAGTTCTACGCCAGTGGATTCGCGTGGGGCGAGCGCACGCTGCTGCAGGGGGTGCGCCAGCTGCAGGGAGGCTTCACCGTGCGCGTGGACCTGACCACCGGCGAGCACGACCGCACTCTGCCCTCCTTCCAGGTGCCCGCCGCCCAGCGGATCACCGACCCGCAGGAGGCCGACGCCGCCTTCAGCGCCGCCCTGGATGAGTCGATGGCCGCGATGGTGGAGCGCCTGGGCCGCTTCCGCCTGATCATCCCCCTCTCCGGTGGCCTGGACTCCCGCCTGCTGGTGGCCTGGCTGAAGAACCACGGCGTCACCAACGTCCTGTGCTTCACCTACGGCTTGCCCGGCTCGAAGGAAACCGAGGTCTCGCGCCGCCTGGCCGCCCTGGGCGGCTTCGACTGGAAGCTGGTGGAGATGCGGCGCGGCGCCGTGCAGGCCGCCTGGGCCGGGCCGGATGCCGCCGAGTTCATCCAGTACGCCTGGGGCGCCACCTCCTTGCCGCACGTGCAGGACTGGTACGCCATCAACGCGCTGGAGAAGAACGGCGTGATCGGCGGCAGCGAGGACGTGGTGCTGCCCGGCCACACGGTGATCGGCAACCTGCACGATGAGGACCTGCTGCTGGCCGGCGGCATGGATATGGACCAGCTGTGCCGGATCATCTACCACCACCACTGCGCCCTGGATCGTGGCCTGGCGCCCTCCGTGCAGGACAGCGTGCGCCAGGAGGTGGCCTGGATCGTGGACCAGTTGGAGGCCACCGGCCGCTACCGGGGCGGCGAGGACCGCCTGCTGTGGGCCGACGCCGTGGAGATGGTCAACATCACCGAGCGTCAACCCAAGTACATCAACAACTCCATGCGCGCCTACGAGCAGGCCGGGCTCGCCTGGGACCTGCCGATGCTGGACGCGCCCATGTGGGAATTTGCGGGGCGAATCAGTCAGGAGCTGGCCTACAACCGCGACTGGTACCGCCGTTACGTGGAGCGCTACTTCGCGGCCGCCACCGGCCAGGAGGTGCCCGAGCACCGCCAGCAGGCCGTCTCCGCCTCCGCGAGCGCCAAGATCGGTAGAGTTCTGGCCGCGCTGCGCGTGAAGAAGGCCCTGAACAACCTGTACGTTGCCCAGCACGTCATGCGCCACCCGCTGGGGCTGGACATGCACGCCGGGGACATCTCGCGGCCCGCGTTCGCCGCCCAGCTGGCCAGCGGGCGCCACCCGCTGGGTGTTTTCGCCCGCCAGTTGCTCACCGGGCGCTGGAATCCGCTCGTCGGCCTAGGGATCGAGAATGACTGA
- a CDS encoding SDR family NAD(P)-dependent oxidoreductase — MTTTLPSLNNPADWDWLAHRIGGGLDTAPEISDAVRAQFAGKRVLVTGAGGSIGTELCRQIYQLKPAELVLLDRDESGLHATQLLLEGRALLDNAHVVLADLRDTERMEQIFAEKRPEIVVHAAALKHAPLLEQYPAEAWKTNVLGSDTVLSLSVKYGVKHLINISTDKAASPTTALGFSKRVAERLTSWYGQTQELEYCSVRFGNVLGARGSALWAFASQLNHGQPVTVTDPDVVRYFMTVAQACQLVLEAGVEAACGDVLVLDMGDPVRIVRVVEEMAAEAGVEPHFEFTGLRPGEKLEEIRLDPNEQLVACNHPHVSRAHVEPLDPAELAKAAADLPAHLDKEFWASLI; from the coding sequence GTGACAACAACGCTGCCTTCTTTGAACAACCCCGCTGACTGGGACTGGTTGGCTCACCGCATCGGCGGTGGGCTGGACACCGCTCCCGAGATTTCTGACGCGGTTCGCGCCCAGTTCGCGGGCAAGCGTGTGTTGGTGACCGGCGCCGGTGGTTCCATCGGTACCGAGCTGTGCCGCCAGATCTACCAGCTGAAGCCGGCCGAGCTGGTGCTGCTGGACCGCGACGAGTCCGGCCTTCACGCCACCCAGCTGCTGCTGGAGGGCCGCGCGCTGCTGGACAACGCCCACGTGGTGCTGGCGGACCTGCGCGACACCGAGCGCATGGAGCAGATCTTTGCCGAGAAGCGCCCGGAGATCGTGGTGCACGCCGCCGCGCTGAAGCACGCCCCGCTGCTGGAGCAGTACCCGGCCGAGGCCTGGAAGACCAACGTGTTGGGCTCTGACACGGTGCTGTCCCTGAGCGTGAAGTACGGGGTGAAGCACCTGATCAACATCTCTACGGACAAGGCCGCCTCTCCCACCACCGCGCTGGGCTTCTCCAAGCGCGTGGCCGAGCGCCTGACCTCCTGGTACGGGCAGACCCAGGAGCTGGAGTACTGCTCGGTGCGCTTTGGCAACGTGCTGGGTGCGCGCGGCTCGGCCCTGTGGGCTTTTGCCAGCCAGCTCAACCACGGCCAGCCCGTCACGGTGACGGACCCGGACGTGGTGCGCTACTTCATGACGGTGGCGCAGGCCTGCCAGCTGGTGCTGGAGGCCGGCGTGGAGGCCGCCTGCGGCGACGTGCTGGTGCTGGACATGGGCGACCCGGTGCGCATAGTGCGCGTCGTCGAGGAGATGGCCGCAGAGGCGGGCGTGGAGCCTCACTTCGAGTTCACGGGCCTGCGCCCGGGGGAGAAGCTGGAAGAGATCCGCCTGGACCCGAACGAGCAGCTGGTGGCCTGCAACCACCCGCACGTCAGCCGCGCCCACGTGGAACCGCTGGACCCGGCCGAGCTGGCCAAGGCCGCCGCCGACCTCCCGGCCCACCTGGACAAGGAGTTCTGGGCCTCCCTCATCTAA
- a CDS encoding acyltransferase family protein, giving the protein MNHQDAAKALRPQRMPGLDGLRAAAVVLVLGYHLFPLWVPAGRVGVDFFFVISGFLITSLLLLEIRNKGRVDMRAFTKRRLRRLFPALATVVLVIAAVAAVAGVPDMLLNMRRQVASSLLFVSNWADIWAGASYFERGLPQLFTNIWSLSVEAQFYLVWPLVLLGGFWLANRAFARPVPRRAALSAGAIGLALLSIWWGHHLRGAGADPSRVYLGTDTHAFGLMLGAALALAHGRALLPAAQVQRPSRGYRAWIWARGSAGWVAGLLVAAVARNLPLPGLAGMSDAAQSMLPLIYASVLAVAVLQALTPEVVAQPGPGRWLAQVLELRPLVWLGERSYAIYLWHWPVLIISYYTLRHLNKYGRLWGVALVSVLLAALSYRFVEQPLRRGGLAALKRLRGGPVPLRLAVAGLCVALLGGTAVALARQPAQSSVELAITQAEVAQREYLARTGGAPTAAAGRLDGTKVTVIGDSVTVLASQALLRQVPGAHVDAKKSRSARDALTLLRAADQAAGERPLVVVALSTNDSAEVADFESLLDYMGPQRKLLLLTGAAPEANSWVEKANAAVWQVAAAHPGRVRVADWKEAVAGKPELLSVDMIHPLAPGQELYAQLVATELASLEATGNN; this is encoded by the coding sequence ATGAACCACCAGGACGCCGCCAAGGCGCTGCGACCCCAGCGCATGCCCGGACTAGACGGCCTGCGCGCGGCAGCGGTGGTGCTGGTGCTGGGCTACCACCTCTTTCCCCTCTGGGTGCCGGCCGGCCGCGTGGGCGTGGACTTCTTCTTCGTGATTTCCGGCTTCCTGATCACCTCCCTGCTGTTGCTGGAGATCAGGAACAAGGGCAGGGTGGACATGCGGGCCTTCACCAAGCGGCGGCTGCGGCGCCTGTTCCCGGCGCTGGCCACCGTGGTGTTGGTCATCGCGGCAGTCGCGGCGGTGGCCGGGGTGCCGGACATGCTGCTCAACATGCGCCGCCAGGTTGCCTCCTCCCTCCTGTTCGTCAGCAACTGGGCGGACATCTGGGCGGGGGCCAGCTACTTCGAGCGCGGGCTGCCCCAGCTCTTTACCAACATCTGGTCCCTGTCGGTGGAGGCCCAGTTCTACCTGGTGTGGCCGTTGGTGCTGCTGGGCGGATTCTGGCTGGCCAACCGCGCCTTTGCCCGGCCGGTGCCCAGGCGGGCGGCGTTGAGCGCCGGAGCGATCGGGCTCGCGCTGCTGTCCATCTGGTGGGGCCACCACCTGCGCGGCGCCGGCGCCGACCCCTCCCGCGTCTACCTGGGCACAGACACGCACGCCTTCGGTCTCATGCTGGGCGCGGCGCTGGCCCTGGCCCACGGCAGGGCGCTCCTGCCGGCGGCCCAGGTGCAGCGCCCCTCCCGCGGCTACCGGGCGTGGATCTGGGCGCGCGGCTCGGCCGGGTGGGTGGCCGGCCTGCTGGTGGCCGCCGTGGCCCGCAACCTGCCCCTGCCGGGCCTGGCGGGCATGAGCGACGCCGCCCAGTCGATGCTCCCGCTCATCTACGCCTCCGTGCTCGCCGTGGCGGTGCTGCAGGCCCTCACCCCGGAGGTGGTGGCGCAGCCCGGCCCGGGCCGGTGGCTGGCCCAGGTGCTGGAGCTGCGGCCGCTGGTGTGGCTGGGAGAGCGCTCGTACGCCATCTACCTGTGGCACTGGCCGGTGCTAATCATCAGCTACTACACGCTGCGCCACCTCAACAAGTACGGCCGGCTGTGGGGGGTGGCCCTGGTCAGCGTGCTGCTGGCGGCGCTCTCTTACCGCTTCGTGGAGCAGCCCCTGCGGCGCGGCGGCCTGGCTGCCCTCAAGCGCCTGCGGGGCGGGCCCGTCCCGCTCCGCCTGGCGGTGGCCGGGCTGTGCGTGGCCCTGCTTGGTGGCACGGCGGTGGCGCTGGCGCGCCAGCCCGCCCAGTCCAGCGTGGAGTTGGCGATCACGCAGGCGGAGGTGGCCCAGCGCGAATACCTGGCCCGCACGGGCGGCGCCCCCACCGCAGCGGCAGGACGGCTGGACGGCACCAAGGTGACCGTGATCGGGGACTCGGTTACCGTGCTCGCCTCGCAGGCCCTGCTCCGGCAGGTCCCGGGTGCCCACGTGGACGCCAAGAAGAGCCGGTCTGCCCGCGATGCCCTGACCCTGCTGCGAGCCGCCGACCAGGCCGCGGGAGAACGCCCCCTGGTGGTGGTCGCCCTGTCCACGAACGACTCCGCCGAGGTGGCGGACTTCGAATCCCTGCTGGACTACATGGGACCGCAGCGCAAGCTGCTGCTGCTCACTGGGGCCGCGCCGGAGGCGAACTCCTGGGTGGAGAAGGCCAACGCGGCCGTGTGGCAGGTGGCCGCCGCCCACCCGGGGCGGGTGCGGGTGGCCGATTGGAAGGAAGCAGTGGCCGGCAAGCCGGAGCTGCTCTCGGTGGACATGATCCACCCGCTGGCGCCCGGGCAGGAGCTCTACGCCCAGCTGGTGGCCACCGAGCTTGCCTCCCTGGAGGCGACCGGGAACAACTAG
- a CDS encoding GNAT family N-acetyltransferase → MAVELVTEYSPELLEMFARLLPQLSRSAQPLDEQSVRSLVEQDCLDLFVFRSDRPTADGSLPLLGTLSLVTFTIPTGVRAWIEDVVVDEAARGQGAGAALVSAAVAHAREKGCRTVDLTSRPSREAANRLYRRCGFATRETNVYRHD, encoded by the coding sequence TTGGCAGTTGAGCTAGTTACCGAATACTCCCCGGAGTTATTGGAGATGTTTGCGCGGCTGCTGCCCCAGCTCTCGCGCTCCGCCCAGCCGCTGGACGAGCAGTCGGTGCGCTCCCTGGTGGAGCAGGACTGCCTGGACCTGTTCGTCTTCCGCTCCGATCGGCCCACCGCAGACGGCAGCCTGCCCCTGCTGGGCACGCTCTCCCTGGTCACCTTCACGATCCCCACGGGGGTGCGCGCCTGGATCGAGGACGTGGTGGTCGATGAGGCCGCCCGCGGGCAGGGGGCGGGTGCCGCCCTGGTTTCCGCCGCCGTGGCGCACGCCCGCGAGAAGGGCTGCCGCACCGTGGACCTGACCTCGCGCCCCTCCCGCGAGGCCGCCAACCGCCTCTACCGCCGCTGCGGTTTTGCCACCCGAGAGACGAATGTGTACCGCCATGACTGA
- a CDS encoding SAM-dependent methyltransferase, whose amino-acid sequence MSTSSARLRRDQVRPTRCSYFDAGACRSCSQLPVPYGQQVAAKQAQLERLLPAVPAWLAPQRSAPERFRTSVKLVAGGSAARPKLGIAGADFAGVDLSRCPIVDARIEAALPALKRAITEAALTPYSVPRRRGELKNVLVTVSERGELMVRFVLRSRERLGALRAALPALHRRLPKLRIVTANLLPEHVALPTGQEEIALSGPAYLPLPVGDVTLFAHPGSFLQTNTQVAGQLYRRAGAWLAARRPAHVVDLFCGMGGFALHAAAAAADVAAPTSPSTAPGGGEANVVPDGGKAERPAGAVTIQGVDVSAASIASARRAARAAGLAADFNVADLTRLVDLEVPAGAAVIVNPPRRGVGELMTHWLEQCAASTLIYSSCNPATLATDLERLPSWRPVEGQLFDMFPHTSHCEVAVLLERD is encoded by the coding sequence ATGTCCACTTCTTCTGCCCGCCTGCGCCGCGACCAGGTCCGGCCCACCCGGTGCTCCTACTTCGACGCCGGGGCCTGCCGGTCCTGCTCCCAGCTGCCCGTCCCCTACGGCCAGCAGGTGGCGGCCAAGCAGGCGCAGCTGGAACGTCTGCTGCCGGCCGTACCCGCGTGGTTGGCGCCGCAGCGAAGCGCGCCGGAGCGTTTTCGCACCTCCGTGAAGCTGGTGGCCGGCGGCAGCGCCGCCCGCCCCAAGCTCGGGATCGCCGGGGCGGACTTTGCCGGGGTGGACCTCTCGCGCTGCCCCATCGTGGACGCCCGCATCGAGGCCGCCCTGCCCGCGCTCAAGCGGGCGATCACCGAGGCGGCCCTCACGCCCTACAGCGTGCCGCGCCGCCGGGGAGAGCTGAAGAACGTGCTGGTCACAGTCAGCGAGCGCGGCGAGCTGATGGTGCGGTTCGTGCTGCGCTCCCGCGAGCGCCTGGGGGCCTTGCGCGCCGCCCTGCCCGCGCTGCACCGGCGCTTGCCCAAGCTGCGGATCGTGACGGCCAACCTGCTGCCCGAGCACGTGGCCCTGCCCACCGGACAGGAGGAGATCGCGCTGTCCGGCCCGGCCTACCTGCCGCTACCGGTGGGGGACGTGACGCTCTTTGCCCACCCCGGTTCCTTCCTGCAGACCAACACGCAGGTGGCCGGCCAGCTCTACCGGCGCGCCGGGGCGTGGCTGGCTGCCCGCCGCCCGGCCCACGTGGTGGATCTGTTTTGCGGCATGGGCGGTTTCGCCCTGCACGCCGCAGCGGCGGCGGCCGACGTCGCCGCCCCTACCTCCCCCTCCACCGCGCCGGGTGGTGGGGAGGCCAACGTCGTCCCTGACGGCGGGAAGGCGGAGCGGCCGGCCGGAGCGGTGACCATCCAGGGGGTGGACGTCAGCGCCGCCTCCATCGCCTCCGCCAGGCGCGCGGCGCGGGCGGCCGGGCTCGCGGCGGACTTCAACGTGGCTGACCTAACGCGCCTGGTGGACCTGGAGGTGCCGGCGGGGGCGGCCGTGATCGTCAACCCGCCCCGACGCGGGGTGGGCGAGTTGATGACCCACTGGCTGGAGCAGTGCGCGGCCAGCACCCTGATCTACTCCTCCTGCAACCCGGCCACACTGGCCACCGACCTGGAGCGCCTACCGTCGTGGCGGCCCGTGGAGGGGCAGTTGTTCGACATGTTCCCGCACACCTCCCACTGCGAGGTCGCGGTGCTGCTGGAGAGGGACTGA
- a CDS encoding glycosyltransferase, producing the protein MHVLWLPSWFSAFAGDMAGSFFTEQAAALAGAGLEVGVLAPQPVNFALPRRTPVRLSQEGGVAVARFAAPQVIATTRRLSTLWAAPALHAAYAAYVRTHGVPDVLHAHSLYPGAFFAAHLSRREGIPFVYTEHRSLTHMPVRTWAGRASERAVVAAATHRTAVSRGQADHLTQRFGPQSGAWLYTPNLLPLGQPEVDQAAPASASAPAGRGPVLGHLSLLGEEKRTDLIVAAFEELHAHWRACGAPAHSRPLLRIAGPTDGPDGQRTRAQVAASPAREQIELTGQLERAQIPAFCAGLDLFLLPSDTETFGVAAIEALAQGTPVIATRTWGGRSVVQEGDGHLVPIGDAPALAAAIRAQLAGPRPAGANTAGPDPRAAGDCAFTPEPAGVRAERARRCVERFGAQAWIARWREIYQQAATSSR; encoded by the coding sequence ATGCACGTGCTGTGGCTTCCCTCTTGGTTTTCCGCCTTCGCGGGCGACATGGCGGGCAGCTTCTTCACCGAGCAGGCTGCCGCCCTAGCGGGGGCCGGGCTGGAGGTGGGCGTGCTGGCCCCGCAGCCGGTCAACTTCGCCCTGCCGCGCCGCACCCCGGTGCGCCTGAGTCAGGAGGGCGGGGTGGCGGTGGCCCGTTTTGCCGCCCCGCAGGTGATCGCCACTACGCGCCGCCTGTCCACCCTGTGGGCCGCCCCCGCCCTGCACGCCGCCTACGCCGCCTACGTGCGCACCCACGGGGTGCCCGACGTCCTGCACGCCCACTCCCTCTACCCCGGCGCCTTCTTTGCCGCCCACCTCTCCAGGCGGGAGGGGATCCCCTTCGTGTACACCGAGCACCGCTCGCTGACGCACATGCCCGTGCGCACCTGGGCGGGACGGGCCAGCGAGCGGGCCGTGGTGGCCGCCGCCACGCACCGCACCGCCGTTTCGCGGGGGCAGGCCGACCACCTGACCCAGCGCTTCGGCCCGCAGTCCGGCGCGTGGCTCTACACCCCCAACCTGCTGCCGCTGGGGCAGCCCGAGGTGGATCAGGCCGCGCCCGCGAGCGCGAGCGCACCGGCCGGGCGCGGCCCGGTGCTGGGTCACCTCTCCCTGCTGGGGGAGGAGAAGCGCACGGACCTGATCGTGGCCGCCTTCGAGGAACTGCACGCCCACTGGCGCGCCTGCGGCGCCCCGGCCCACTCCCGCCCGCTGCTGCGGATCGCGGGCCCCACGGACGGGCCGGACGGGCAGCGCACCCGCGCCCAGGTGGCCGCCAGCCCGGCACGCGAGCAGATCGAGCTGACCGGGCAGCTGGAGCGCGCCCAGATCCCCGCCTTTTGCGCCGGCCTGGACTTGTTCCTGCTGCCCTCCGACACGGAGACCTTCGGGGTGGCCGCCATCGAGGCGCTGGCACAGGGCACCCCCGTGATCGCCACGCGCACGTGGGGAGGGCGCTCGGTGGTGCAGGAGGGCGACGGCCACCTGGTTCCCATCGGGGACGCCCCCGCCCTCGCCGCCGCCATCCGCGCCCAGCTGGCCGGCCCCCGGCCGGCCGGCGCCAACACCGCCGGCCCCGACCCCCGCGCCGCCGGTGACTGCGCCTTCACCCCCGAGCCTGCCGGGGTGCGCGCCGAGCGCGCCCGCCGCTGCGTGGAACGGTTCGGGGCGCAGGCGTGGATCGCGCGGTGGCGGGAGATTTACCAGCAAGCGGCAACGTCGTCCAGGTAG
- a CDS encoding glycosyltransferase family protein: protein MQPLERPAMVYHVPYPLNPAATSASGIRPVKMRQAFADLGYRVFTVAGSVAQRRLQMRKVAGFLAAGGRIDFAYSESSTLPTALTSPRHVPTHPWLDLSFLERLAKHGVPVGLFYRDIYWAFPEYKQSVGTLISTATSFFYRWDLRRYRRILTRLYLPSLAMAPYVQGVAPHQFAALPPGCTIADDAPADRLEKAGLQLFYVGGVGAHYGLHECVAGVQDSPARLWLCTRPADWRAARADYEGVIGDHTEVVHESGADVARRLASADIGVLFTAPQEYREFAMPFKLFEYIGAGIPILASEGTLTGEFVAEHGLGWTLPYNRTALSKLLTHLAEHPEEVERAAQRVRQIAPQHTWLARAAQVRDDLTGA, encoded by the coding sequence ATGCAGCCTCTAGAGCGCCCGGCGATGGTCTACCACGTGCCCTACCCGCTCAATCCGGCCGCCACCAGCGCCTCCGGCATCCGGCCGGTGAAGATGCGCCAGGCGTTTGCCGACCTGGGCTACCGCGTGTTCACGGTGGCCGGCAGCGTGGCCCAGCGCCGCCTGCAGATGCGTAAGGTGGCCGGCTTCCTGGCGGCGGGCGGCAGAATCGACTTCGCCTACTCGGAGTCCTCCACCCTGCCCACCGCGCTGACCAGCCCCCGGCACGTGCCCACCCACCCGTGGCTGGACCTGTCCTTCCTGGAGCGCCTGGCCAAGCACGGCGTGCCGGTGGGCCTGTTCTACCGGGACATCTACTGGGCCTTCCCGGAGTACAAGCAGAGCGTTGGCACGCTGATCTCCACCGCCACGTCGTTCTTCTACCGCTGGGACCTGCGCCGCTACCGCCGCATCCTGACCCGCCTCTACCTGCCCTCGCTGGCGATGGCGCCCTACGTGCAGGGCGTGGCCCCCCACCAGTTCGCCGCCCTTCCCCCCGGTTGCACCATTGCGGACGACGCTCCCGCCGACCGCCTGGAGAAGGCCGGCCTGCAGCTGTTCTACGTGGGCGGGGTGGGCGCCCACTACGGGCTGCACGAGTGCGTGGCCGGCGTGCAGGACTCCCCGGCGCGGCTGTGGCTGTGCACGCGCCCGGCCGACTGGCGCGCCGCCCGCGCCGACTACGAGGGCGTGATCGGAGACCACACCGAGGTGGTGCACGAGTCCGGGGCGGACGTGGCGCGCCGCCTGGCCAGCGCCGACATCGGGGTGCTGTTCACGGCGCCGCAGGAGTACCGAGAGTTCGCCATGCCGTTCAAGCTGTTTGAGTACATCGGGGCTGGCATCCCGATCCTGGCCTCGGAGGGGACGCTAACGGGCGAGTTCGTGGCCGAGCACGGCCTGGGCTGGACGCTGCCCTACAACCGCACCGCCCTCTCGAAGCTGCTCACCCACCTGGCTGAGCACCCCGAGGAGGTAGAGCGCGCCGCGCAGCGGGTGCGGCAGATCGCGCCGCAGCACACCTGGCTGGCGCGGGCCGCGCAGGTGCGCGACGACCTCACCGGCGCCTAG
- a CDS encoding GNAT family N-acetyltransferase translates to MRTVVKHYRELTRDELYAILQVRAQVFVLEQSCLYPDADGLDPLCLHVWLEDDGQIVAYLRALPPGAKFAEASLGRILTTRRRQGLGTAVVRAGLAALDHHFGTGCVRIEAQTQALAFYQGLGFTAQGEPFLDAGIEHVKMLLTPPP, encoded by the coding sequence ATGCGCACGGTCGTCAAGCACTACCGGGAGCTCACACGCGACGAGCTCTACGCGATCCTGCAGGTACGCGCCCAGGTGTTTGTGCTGGAGCAAAGCTGCCTCTACCCGGACGCCGACGGCCTGGACCCGCTCTGCCTGCACGTCTGGCTGGAGGACGACGGTCAGATAGTGGCCTACCTGAGAGCGCTCCCGCCCGGGGCCAAGTTCGCCGAAGCCTCGCTGGGCCGAATCCTGACCACCCGGCGCAGGCAGGGCCTGGGCACGGCGGTGGTGCGCGCCGGGCTGGCGGCACTCGACCACCACTTCGGCACCGGTTGCGTCAGGATCGAGGCGCAGACGCAGGCACTGGCTTTCTACCAGGGACTGGGCTTCACCGCCCAGGGCGAGCCTTTCCTGGATGCAGGGATCGAGCACGTCAAGATGCTGCTCACCCCGCCCCCCTGA